AACTAATACAGTTCATTGGATTTGATTCACTTAATATCCCAGCTTTGCTCAGGCAGCTAAGCAAAAAGAACTACTCGTACAATTCCAGTTTTCCGGATTTTTTGTGTGGCTAATGACATGGTTGATTGCTATTTTTTCAAGCGAAATATCTGGAGATCTCGCTTAGTGCGTAACAGAAACAGTAACtcttttgttttgattttttgtGACTTGACTTGACTGAAAAGTTGTCCATGTGTTCCGTTCAATTTCCTCATGATACACTTGTCTTGGAGGAAAAGCCTAATGTTTTAGTGTAGATTATTTCTCTTTATTTTCTAATTGATGTGCTTGGGTCTCTAGAATTATTGAAAACCACCAAGCCATGATGAAATTTCATCTGGCCATCCTAATATGCATGGCAGCCATACAATATCAACAAAAGATCAGCAGTACCAGGTTTAGGATGGATCAGACAAGCAGCATACCAGCATTTCCCATTTGCCTGACATCATAAAAAATACACAATAAGATGTCTACAGAAATAGACAATAAATTTTGTTTACACAGTTCGGTTACAGGAATCCATTCAATTCAATAAATTAATCCAAAACTGGTCAAGAGTCACCTCAATGCCCTGTTACACACATTAATTAACCATGTGAATTTAGAAGCTAGACCCTTCACCATTTGAAACTTACCTGTGAACGAGGTACAGTCCAACCTTCAATAATCGACCAATCAAGCGCAGGTCTCAGATCCTTAAATTTAGCAGAATAGCTCCCACCTTCACCCAAGGGAGGTTCTAACAGGCTTACCTGTATAAGTGCAATATTATCTCCAGTAAAGTTGGTTATAATATTGAACAGAAAGCAAATAATCAGCATGGAAACAGTGGTTAAATGATAGGACAACTTGGgccacttaatatctttatcatgGTCCAGAGCTTGTATGTTCATGTGACGCTATCTTATCAGTGTGTCATCTGCATCATCAATATAGCTGATTGTGCATTACCAGCCTGTAACACTACTGGACCACCAGATATCAATCAAACTGAATGGAAGCATCCACGGCTTCCACAAAACATAACGGTCCAAGATACCAGTGAACAACAAAGTAACAGCTAATTTGGACTTACACAACAACTTATTAAATGTTTACCTGAACCACATCTTTAGTGAGCACCTTAATAATTTTCGCAGTCCAGTAACAATCTTCGTACAACCATTCTACCCAATCACCTACTTTCCAGGTATCACAAACAGTTACAATCAGCTCGCTCTTTGAAAAATGGTCAGGAACTTCACCCTCCCTACACCACTGAGGAAAGGAAGGACGTAACATGATTTGACAACTCGCACTTGATTTCCCATTCCCGCATTCTGGGTTGAGTTCCATTCGAAATACTTGAAGCCATTCCTTGGCTGCAAAGGAAGGGCATGAGGAGTAACAATATGATGTGTATAGAAAACAACCATTCATATTCTTCACACGATTCTAGTGCTACAAAAATTTTGATGTCTTGTGGTGGAAACACATTTGTACTTACACGCATGAGTGTGGGTGTTTCTGTCACTGTCCGTTATGCTTTGAGATTCAGATAAAAGGAAGAGAGAAAAGAATCTTTCCATCTACCAAGGCAAGAGGGAATCTCGAGGAATAAATTGACGGTCTAGAACACACCCACACCCATGTGtgtgtacaaaatccactctcgTCTTGTGGTGTATACAAGGATAATGCCAAAGTTCGAGCAAAAATCATGTCTACAAAAATGGAAAAGAAGGTGCACAATATCCATGAGCGAAGTGGTTGAGAATGAATGTCTAAATTGATTTAGTGCATGTGGTTCATTCACATCTCTTCAAACGACTAAAGGTATTATTATGCGAAAGAAAAAAATGTGTAAAGAAAAAATATAGCTAGCATTAAGACATGCTCACCTTCTTCTGGATAGTCAATATACTCCAAGTAATACTCAAGGTGTCCGGATTCTGTGACACGTGTATCCTCTATCTGAAATAGAAATAATGTAATGTGTTAGTATAGCACAATACCTTACACTTTGGAATGAGTAGAAAGAGAGGTGATATGTTTGTAACCAAAAGTATGGACCTTGTTTTCCTCTTAGACTtattttgccccccccccccccccccacacacactaaGGATGTTGCCGTGTTGGTAGCAACTTATGTACCTCTTATGCTGCTCTAGCCCTTTACTTTTTCCCTCCCAACAAGGGTGATGGTGCCTTGTAAGTTCTGAATCAAGGCTGGGTCTATATAAACACGGCCTTGGCTCAGTTGTAATCTAACTCTCATCTAACCCGCTTGCACAGAAATTTCTATTCAGTGCATCAAGTAGTTCTCCGGAGTTCAGACCGTGATATCCTAAACCTTATATTCCCGCTCCAAAACCAATGTCGTTTGGACCTACTTGTTGTGAATTCCAGTACAATCACAAGTAGAGGGAAATAATCTGAGTGTGAAGCTGTCTAGAAGTGTATATTCACTATAATGAAGGAAATCAATTCTTTTAAATATTTAGATCCAATACATAAAAGAACATGTTCGCTTTAAGACCGTGTTGACGCAAAAAAAATGAAATGGTGAAAAATGTGCGTATTTCCTAATTAATTCAAAACATTAACATGCTAAAATAAATAAACTGACCCACCTTGGAGCGAAACCATGCACCATTGAAACCTTGAACAAGGGACCTTGCCTCTGCGAGATCTCCAGTTTTAAAAGGAAGAATCAGATCCATGCCCAGCCAATCTAAAGGCATATCAACACAAGAAACACAAGTTCGTTAGCACAACATTGGGTGTGTAGCCTACCATATGCACATGTAACAGTGTGTAATCTAAAACATTAATAAGAATGTTATAATGGAGCATTAACAGAACAACCATAGCCCCAGAAGATCATATGGGTTGCTGTGATAAGAAGTGGGTCTAAATATAAATAGACTAGTATAACATCCAAACGAATGAACCTCATTAAGAGAACCAAGATAACAGTAACAAAAGcacaacaaaagaaaaaaaagtctAGTATGGGCAAAATGAAAATGTATTGTTGAGTGGGCAAACTGTCTTGAACTCTTGATCCAAAAATCAACTTTAAATACAATGATGGCACCCGGATTTTTTTGTGCAAGTTCCATTTTTACTAAATTGCAACTGCACACTTTTCATTAAGCTATGTTTTACTTTCCCACCTTGTTGCTGAGAAAGTGGAGATAAACTTTTCAGAATCAACCAATACTTAGAGCAACTCCAATAGCCAGTGGTAAAAATTGACATTTAGCGCGCGGGGTGGGGTGGGGGGCTGGCTCCAGCAGCGGCGGCAAAAAAAACGTGCATGCTAAAAAAATTCCCACGCGCGTGATATAGTGGCAGCGCACGTGGGATATTTAGCACGTCGCATCCAGCGCGTGCAATAAAAGCCACAGACACGTGCGCTCCTGAACGGCCAGACAGTTCCCGCCGCTTTGTCATGCTTGACGGGGACGTTCTATGTGGAGATCCGCACTGCCGGAAGCCGCATCATCCTCGGGACCTTCACCACGACGGAGGAGGCCGCGCGCGCCTACAACGCGGTGGCTCGGACGCCCAcgtcgcgacatgaacttccgcgACTGCGAGTCACGCAAAGAAGCCAAGTTCCTGGCGGGGGAAGCGAACGTCATCACCGCCGAGCAGCGCCATCGTGAAGGCGGATGAACGCGCCATGGAAGCATGGCGCCAGGCTTTCCCGCAGGACATCGCAGACGATCATGACTTCTTCGCGCAAAAAAAGGCCAAGCGCAGGATGGAGAAGGAGGACATACGCTGGCGCAAGGCCTTCATCCAGCGCAGAGGGAAGGCCCCAGTTCTTGACCACTCTAATTTCTTGGAGGATAGCGTTATTTTAGTATTGCAATGTTTATTGCATTTAGTATTTTATTTACAATGTCGTATGTTTTATCACATTGTAATAAATATGTCTTTTAGTTTAGTTTTGCTATCTACGTTTGATCTTATTTTGAGAAATTTCATCACCGACTCATGTTTGTGGCGCACTATTTTTCGCTACTTTCCGCGCACTGCACTATACCGCCTCCAGTGGAGGACGCGCCGACGCTGCGTGCTAAATCCTATTGCAGCGAGCTGTAAACACGATTTACAACGCCGGGTTTTGGCGCGGCTGTGGAGTTGCTCTTAAGAAAATCCTAGCCCACTAAGACTTAGCAAAACCCTACAAAGAAATGGTATAGAAAATTAAGTACCAATAAAAATACAAAGAAGTTAGACAATAATGTATCGAGAACACATTTGGGCCTTTCTAATATGCAAGGTGAAAGATTCTAAAAACATAGGATTGCATGTCGAGCTCAATCAAATTCTACATGATTTCATATCCAACAAACTTTGGTTGATTCCATCACAAGAAAACCTAAGGATTTTCAAAAAGGTTTGAGTGTATGTTAGATTTTCTATGAAATCTAGTGCAAACAATCTCTTCAAAAAATCGATATGAGATTCAAACCTACAAATCAAACAATCACCATAGGAAAAATCATATGGATATGAATCTCCAAAAAAATCATATGAAAATCCTTTGAAAGTAGCCCTTAGTAACATGAAAAATCACaattacccccccccccccccaaaaaaaataaTGCACACCCCAAAGTAAAAAAAGTATaaaacaacaaaataaaaaataaaaaataaaaaatgagtTCATACCTATGTTAAATTAGATTATTATGTCTAAGGCAAGGACGATAGCTGTCGAATCTTATCGTATCTCATTCATTGATACAAAAATCTCAAGACATTGACGTTGAACAATTTAGTATATCGATTTTAGACATTTCAAAGCAGCTACCTACAAGGGTCTTGACTTTTGCGCGTGGTTCCGAGTGATCGTTGCATCGCTAGCCTCCTCACATCCTTTTCTTCCAACAACCACCTGCCCAACATAGCTAGGCCCATCCAAAAGGAGATCCAACCCACAAGTCTTTGCACaaacatcaagcaagcacaagaaaCAAACCAACATTTTCAATACATCTATgctgaaaaaataaaaataaaatgatctAGAGCATCCAATCTAtgtatcaaaaaaaaaaaccgaGCGCAACATTTTTTGTGCGCATGTAACATCATTTGCACTAATTTTCTCAAAAgttgtaaaaacttgggatgtgtACTATTTTGAACACATGCATGTCGCAAAACTAGCAACATATGCACCAAATCCAAGTTTGGTTGTAGCATAAAAGCGAAAATAGCATGTTACCCGTTCGATACATTTTCAACCCACTCATGTAGCAAAATCAAAGAAAGTGTGCAACAAATACAATTTTGGTTATATTAAATTAGCATGACACCATTTGCAACATTTTTAACACGTAGCAAAAATCATATGTCCTTGTAGCAAATCGTAGCACCGCATGCAACATCAAAAAATTCCAAAAAGTAGAATTATTGTAGCACTTTGTCTATACTTACACAACAAAAATGATGCATAGATGAAGCAATTCGCAATACCATATGTAACTTTGACAAAATTTCACAAAATTTCGATCTTTTCCAATGAACATGGAGTCACCGCCATGGCCAATTCAAGCTATCCACCCATGAACCCACCACACCGAAGCTCGATAGAAGCTAGATCTTCTGAAACCGCAACCAATCCATGCACATGTCTGTCTTCTCCGAATTCGATGGCATATGGGCATATCGTCGTCCATGGTTTACAAGGCGAGCGATCCATCTTCTAGTATGGCTAGGTGTGGGAAAATGGTCATCGTCCATGGCGTACCATCGAGCCTTCAGATAGTATGGCGTGGAATGTGGCGACATCATACGGGGGAGCAACTACCTAGCCAGCTAGATACTAGCTATAGCTAGCAATTTGCTCGCATGCATGCACGGTTGATTTCTCATGTGTGCACACGCCACACGAGCCTAGAGCATGCGTGACTAGGAATATGAAACGATGGAGAGATATACATGTTCAACGGGCGGATAGGCCAACAGCCAATTGGGGAGGTTGGCCGCGGAGGGATGTGCGCTGCTAGGAACAACTGAAGCCCAGCGTAACGTGCGATGCTAGGAACCGGCTGATGCTTTAGGCGGTTGTAAGATATACATTTTCTTTCAAAAACTAAGGAGACTTAAATTTAGTAAAACGATAAAAGGTGGTAAAATAAGAAATTTTTGGAAAAGTAAAGATTGACAAGTCTTAATATGATTAATCACAACTCCACCAAAAAAATTACATAAGTGTTAAAAAATAAAACAATAAAACAAAAAAGATGATTTATGAGTTGAATAAGATTTTTATGTGTAAGTCAATGGTGCTAACCATTGTTAGCACTTATTTTGGTCAGATAGCCAGCTAAGGCGAGGACCGGTAGACGCCTTAGGATTAGATAGATGTGTCTAGCTTTGGGCTGAATTTAAAGAGGAGCTAGAGGGGTGGACCGACTTAGATGTGGAGGAGCAAGGCACCACAATAaaaggacgtacccagtgctgagagctcccgcactgtgcggggtctggggaaggtgttagtagcaagccttaccctcacgaagtgcaatgtgaggagaccGCGACTCGAACCTGGGACCTCTCGGTCACAGGCGGTGAGGCTCTACCGCTGCACCAGGCCCACCCTTCAGCAAGGCACCACAATCAAAGAAAATTTAGAAGCCGCACCAAGCAAGAACAAATATGGGCTGGCTTATGCCCAAAAGcctatgaagtagccaagtcaaacatgaagacaaGGCAAGACTAACTTCAACATGGAAGGATAAACACCATTTAGAGATGAGCTACACACACTTGGCCTGAGCACCTTTAGCTTGGTTGTGGATTTGAAAAAACGAAAGTAGGTTTTTGGGTTTAAAAAGCGCTAGCCAGATTGTCTTACATATCGCGCTTTCAGCCAACCTCTTGCGGCATGAGTAGCGGAGTACGTCCCCAGAGGCGCCACACATACATAAGGAGGTGTTCATGGGACGCTTTTCAGGTGCAACAATCATCAGATCTGATCAAATCTATTTTACTTCTACAAATCGAAGGAATCGATACATGAAGTTTAGATGTCAAACATCTGATAAACTTTAGATTTACTTAAGTCCGTAAAAAAGTCAACCGAAAAAATATTTaaagtttatctaaatttagatgtacgaAGACTCAACTATTTCATATAaaaatacatccaaatttagacaaatctaaatCATCTTTTATAGAGAAGCAATAAAAAACGTTTgcaaaaagtaaaaaagaatgggAAAGTCATACTAGAAATCATTATATAGAAAATCAGAAGTTGTAACAAATTAATCAAcataaaaatatttgctataaaATCAAACCTCAGATCTACACGAATAAGAATAGTCACTTTTCTAATGACTGAGATTCGACCTTCTATTGTGGAAAATTTTCCCCATCCGTGCTGAAAGATTGACCAataaaaaaacaagaaaaaaggTACACAAAGTGCTCAAAAAGCCAAGCAGGAAAGCGCACTTTCGATTTTGCAGAACTGAGCAAGATTGGAAAGGTTGACGCACCTGAGAAGAAGGTCTACAGCGAAGCCCGACCACCACCCGCTCCTAGATCTAGACGGCCGCCAGATTCATCCCCTAGTCTTCCTCTAGGGTGGCGGCAGAGCTGGGTCTACTGGAACGGAAATATGGCCGCCAGCGTCGCCTTTAACCCTCTTCTACAGCAGCGGCAGCCCTGGCGGTCCGATTTGTGTAGCCGCCGCCGGCTCGGGTGAATCTGCTCAGAGTTACTCCATAGTCCAGAAAAAAGTTGGTAGCGACTGCTTTATGTAATTAGCGTGCACCACATGATCCAAGGGTATTAGAAACAGATTCCGGCCTTCTTCGGACATGGGGTCTAGGCAGGCTGAAGGCCTCGCACAGGAAGGCCCATTCAGTAATCAATTGAAATCTATGTTTCTCATCCGGGCCGAGCGGGCctcaacaaaaataaaaataaccaGGACCGAGGGACCCCTCACAAAATCCAGAAAAAAACAGGGGCCCAAGGCGAGGCAATCAACCATAGGCCAACTCACACGGgaaaatctctctctctctctctcttctctactatttaaAAAATGAAGAATTTTCTTCTCTACTATCTATTTAAAAAGAAGATTTTCTATGTTTTATTTGATCGTTGGTTTCGTCTAATTTTTTTTTACCATTTTACCTTCCCACCAAATCACATAATAGGCACAAATGCCACAGTACCGATTTCTTTATAATGAGTGTTTCGTTTTCTGCCATCCGGTGCACTATTTTGTCGCGTTTCGTCCTTCATCGGGCATAGATCGCGCCCTAATGGGCCAAGCCCAACAAACCATCCGTCCATGACTCCATGTCGCCTCCGTCAACGCGCAGACCCTGCCCTCCTTGTCCTCTCCCTCCCCTGTACTTGATCCCGAACATAGGTCTGTTCCCCGACGCCACCTCCTCGAATCTCGCCAACACGCCCCGCGCCCTCCCGATGGAGACGGAGACGGCGATGCCTCGTCCACCGATGCTCGGGCTGGAGTTCCTCAACGGTACTGGAGGACGTTGTGGATCGAGATCTCCATAGGTTCACCTGGCCGCGTAGTCCTCCATGGAATTTGTGGACGTCGCGACGTCTCCTCCCACCGATTCCTCTTCCGTTGGTTCCACGGCCGGCACGCAGGCTTGGTGCAGCCCCACATCATCCGCGCTCGAATTCTCCATTCACGTGCCTCTCTTCAGTGCTTTGGCTCCCTCCGATCTTAGAGGTAGAGGGAGGGAGGCGTTACGTGGTTGCTACATCGTATCTCGACCTTCCTTGGGGGCGACGGGGTTTCTCCACGGCCTTCCGAGATGGCAAGACCACGCCTGCCACTACTTGTTCCATCCTCCTTGGATTCGGGATTAGAGCTGTTGCATAGGTTGCTGAAACTGGCCGTTCAACGGCACCTCGTCGCACACTGCCTATCCTCCTCAGACTATAATTGATTATGCTTTCTGATCTTCATTTTGACAGGTTGTATTCATTCTGGTTCCAATCAATTTCTACAGGCAAATCTTTGTGTCTTATGTGATACTACTGCATTGGTTTGGGAAATTCTTGAACTGACAATACCTGATGCAGCCATGTGAGTTCCCTTGTACTCTGAGACCACATCTCTCTACTCTTAagtaatagggatttctattttcgtgccctcggttccttagttgtgctcagtttgccccagctccttagtttttcctcagttttccccaagaccttgtctgaaaccatcacagatgctgtaacggccggttgcccgatggttgaccgttatcttctgactagtggggccacgtagagcccgcaaagacacgtcagaccatccatctttgtttgaccgtaagcatcgctgtatccctgaccaaaacacgcacgagtggggcttcggtatatcgaatgacaagtgggccatggcgctgatacaaggggcaatacacgggtaggaatagattttgaacggagctctacagcgatggcacggaggaggtggcctgcggggtgccgagatgagatcgacatccacaaagaactgcatgaggcgagaccagacgcattagatagatatgaactagacgcgtttaaccatgcaaagaagagaagaaatggtcgacgatatcgacgactacctcaaaactttgactgaccgtgtccgacacgaacgcgagcaatgtagagaaaactagtgtctctcctttctggcgtgtatagatgggtgctagaagagtgtggtggcgaagggaaagacctcacggtggtctgtggcgtccagcatagcagggcggcgtggccgtgcccacatcggcgtggatgcatgttcggcattggcatcagcatgtacgttcggcattggcctcggcggtatctctggtgtgtcagtgatcgaatgaggggacgggattgagggtgcatcccgacggtgacctagcagtggcgtcgagcatagccgttctgaccatgccgatatcggcatcggcaaagtttggaggctgtggtgctcgaatcaaggagggatttgtttcttgtacgccaaaagtgatttgaaacaagtttcctgttgaaggttaggtaacgaaagtttgtaa
This Lolium perenne isolate Kyuss_39 chromosome 1, Kyuss_2.0, whole genome shotgun sequence DNA region includes the following protein-coding sequences:
- the LOC127346955 gene encoding uncharacterized protein, whose product is MDLILPFKTGDLAEARSLVQGFNGAWFRSKIEDTRVTESGHLEYYLEYIDYPEEAKEWLQVFRMELNPECGNGKSSASCQIMLRPSFPQWCREGEVPDHFSKSELIVTVCDTWKVGDWVEWLYEDCYWTAKIIKVLTKDVVQVSLLEPPLGEGGSYSAKFKDLRPALDWSIIEGWTVPRSQANGKCWYAACLIHPKPDIEESDADEEDALRSPIKIRSLDADRESELSNQRDTIMTSKRKLRPTTHKSSDPSQQGTRSSRRRWISLSEHVQLHPPDTTKTTMAEENRPSNQTDVRRHSLRVRKSAMGASVRHK